In Nitratidesulfovibrio sp. SRB-5, the sequence CGGTGCTGTCCGGGCGCCGGTACATCAGCCCCGAAATTTCCGAACTGCTCATCGAAGACTTTCTGCGCCACGGCCGCCGCGAAAGCGGGTCGCTGCTGGATCTTTTGAGCGACCGCGAAAAGCAGGTGCTGAAGCTGGTGGCCGAAGGCCACGGCAACAAGATGATCGCCGACAAGCTGTGCATAAGCCACAAGACCGTGGAAAAGCACAAGGCCAACCTGAAGCGCAAACTGGGTGCCGACAGCACGGCGGAACTGGTCAGCTTTGCCATCGAGCACGGGCTGACCGTCACACCGTAGCCGCAAGACACCCTGCCCCGCCAGCCCCGAACGGATGCAAAACGACGGGCCGGACTCCACTGCGAGTCCGGCCCGTCGATGCATTTCACGGGGCACACAATACGGCGGAACGGCTGTTGCCGATACGGCGGTGCCGCGTGTCCGGCAGGGGCTAATCGTGCGGATCGGGCTCCGCGCCCACAGGAGACGGAACAGATTGGCCGGATTGACCGGGCAGGCCGGGCAGGCCAGACAGGTCGGGCAGGCCAGACAGGGCCGTCAGCGCGGCACGCAGCCACGCCAGGGAGTCGGAGGCGGCGTCCATGTCGGCGCAGTTGGCGGCACATTCCAGCGCCGCCGCGCAGGCGGCCCATTCCGGCATGGCGTAGTTGGCCGCCATGCCGCGCATGGTGTGGCCCACACGGGCCAGCAACACCATGTCCCGCGCATGCAGCGCATCGCCCGCCTGGCCGACGAGCGCCTCTGCAGTGCGCCACACGCCGGGCAGCAACGGGCGCAGCACCTCCGGCATGGCCGCTATCAGGGCCGCCCCGGAAAGCCGCTGGCCGGACGGCACGCCGGTGTCGGCCACCCGGCGCAGTTGGCCGCACCGGGCCAGCGCCAGCGCCACGTCGGCAAGGTCCGCATATCCGGATGCATGGGCCGGGGCGCGCTCTCCATCCACGTCGCGGGGGCGCACCTCCGCCAGTGGGGCATCCTCCCAGCCGGGGGGCACGGCGGGGGCATCCCCCGCAAGCCGCACCACCAAGAGCGGAGGCGCAGCAGGCATGGCCGAGGTGTTGCACCTGCCCCGGCACGGCGTTGCACCAGTCTCATCCTTCGGGCCTGCGGCGTGCACGCGCGCGCCAGGCTCATCTTTCGGGCTTGCGGCGTGTACGCGCGCGCCAGTCTCATCCTTCGGGCTTGCGGCATGCGCGCGCGCGCCCGGCAGCAGCAGTACCACCTGCGCCGACAGGGCCTCGCGCACCGCTGCACGCGCGCCGCTCACCAGCACGAGGAGATGCCCCGTGTCCGTTCCCGGCGCGGCTGCATCGGCATGCGCCTGGTCCGGCTGTCCTCTTCGATTCGGGGACGGCGTGGTGCCGCCTTCCCTGTCCTTGGGCATCGTGTCTCCTCTCCCCCGGTGGACGGAAGCCGCTGCGCTCCTGCCCGATGTTCGCTCCGGTGCTATCGGCAGGCATGAGCCTTTGCCTTAGCCCCGGCCCGCCACGCAAGTATTTTTCCGCGCCCGCCAACGCCATTCGGGGCGGGAAAAGGCGACACGACCAGCATTCGCAAGGTTTTTGAAAAAAACGCTTGCCAACCACTCGGCGTTTGGCTAGAAGACCCTCCTGCGCCGAAGTGGTGGAATTGGTAGACACGCTAGGTTCAGGGTCTAGTGGGGGTTCCCCCGTGGGAGTTCGACTCTCCCCTTCGGCACCATCGACGGTAAAGGTCCCGGCATTCGCCGGGACCTTTCTGCGTTTTCAGGCCCTCACGTCCCGTTGTCCCACAGTCTTTCCGCTCTCCTTCCCCGGCCAGCCCCGCCAGCCATCTTCATACCTGCCCTGCTCACTCCATATTCAACCTCACGTACGGTTCGTTTTCTCTAACATCGTTGCTGCAAACGAAAAAATCGTGCATGACTTGAGGTAATTCATTCCTGATGGTGCAGCCTTTGGGGGGGGAGTGCCATGCCGTTTCCATCGGTTCGCCAGCCATTGCGTTCCGTCGCCTGGCTGTTGCGCGGCGGCGTGGGGCTGGGGGTTTCCATAGCCTGCCTATGGTATCTCCTGCGGGCAGGCCTGCTGCGCGCGCACCTGCCGCAGGCGCTGGCCCTGCCGGAAAGCTCCGGCGAATGGGTGATGCCCATCGCCATTGTCACCATGCTGGCGTGTGCCCGCTGCGTGGCACTGCTGCCGCACGCCACGCGCCTTTCGCGCGTGCATGACGCCGCGCTGGCAGCCCTGCTGCTGCCGCTGCTGGGGCTGGTGCCGGGGGTCGACATGCACCGCGCGGCGCTGGAGGTGGTTACCGGCCCCCTGGCCGTGGCCGGTGCCGTCCTGCTTTTCCATGGCTGGGGCGTGCGGCTGGCGGCCTTGTCCGGCCTCGACATCGCGTTGTGTTTCGCCATGGCCACCTTTGTGGCGGAATCGGTGTTGGCCGTGTCCGCTTCAGGTCTTGG encodes:
- a CDS encoding Hpt domain-containing protein translates to MPKDREGGTTPSPNRRGQPDQAHADAAAPGTDTGHLLVLVSGARAAVREALSAQVVLLLPGARAHAASPKDETGARVHAASPKDEPGARVHAAGPKDETGATPCRGRCNTSAMPAAPPLLVVRLAGDAPAVPPGWEDAPLAEVRPRDVDGERAPAHASGYADLADVALALARCGQLRRVADTGVPSGQRLSGAALIAAMPEVLRPLLPGVWRTAEALVGQAGDALHARDMVLLARVGHTMRGMAANYAMPEWAACAAALECAANCADMDAASDSLAWLRAALTALSGLPDLSGLPGLPGQSGQSVPSPVGAEPDPHD